The genomic window TGTATCAGGCGCAACTGGATGAAATCAGACAGCTGGTGCGGTCAAGCCAGCGGAGCGAGGATGCACAGGCACGGGTGGTGATGGCGATAAAGAAGCACTTTCCCAAGTTTCACTGGGTGGGAATCTTCCGTCTTGAGGGCAAGGATTTGGTTTTAGGACCATATCAGGGCAAAGAGCCCAAGGGGTTCGAGAGGATTCCTGTGGGTAGGGGTGTTTGCGGCACCGTCGCGGTAACGATGCGCACTGAGGTGGTGCCGGATGTTGGTGCGGATGCGCGCTACCTTTTCTGCTTTGATGAGACCCGTTCAGAACTGGTTGTGCCGGTAATAAAACAGGGAAAACTGTGGGGCGAAATCACGGTTGATGCGAGTGAGCCGGACGCATTTACCCGGGATGAGATTGAACTGATAGAAAAGGCAGCCCAAATTCTTGCGGAGCGGGTTTAGGCGCCTAAACCAGCCGGTATTTTAGATTCAAGCCCCGCTGGCGCAGTTCCGCAATGAACCTTTTACTGGGTATTGCTTTCTCCCCGGGCAGAACACCCTTCTTTTGAATCTCACGCCTTGCCAGCATCAGGGCAACAATCGCAGCAGCAAAGCCGGTTGTGCGCATCATTGCGGTCAGACCCTTTTTCCTGTCAGCGTAGTCAATCAACTGATAGCGTAAGAGCCTTTCTCTGCCATTAAGTTTTCCCCTGACATCAACCCGCAACAGGACGCAGTCATCTTTCTCATACCCGAGCACCTTTTCCAGGGCGCAGGCAAGAAGGGAACGGGGTAGCTTCTGCCAGTTGCCAACCGCGGCGCGGAGAAGCAACTGAAACATCAGCCGGTGCTGAGGGTAGCGAATCGTCTTGTAGTCAAGTTCCTGCACCCGGTCTTTAAATGTCTCGACCAGGGTTGATGAGCCGCCCGAGGTGTGAAATGCCTCAA from candidate division WOR-3 bacterium includes these protein-coding regions:
- a CDS encoding GAF domain-containing protein, which produces MMYQAQLDEIRQLVRSSQRSEDAQARVVMAIKKHFPKFHWVGIFRLEGKDLVLGPYQGKEPKGFERIPVGRGVCGTVAVTMRTEVVPDVGADARYLFCFDETRSELVVPVIKQGKLWGEITVDASEPDAFTRDEIELIEKAAQILAERV